In the genome of Oncorhynchus clarkii lewisi isolate Uvic-CL-2024 chromosome 4, UVic_Ocla_1.0, whole genome shotgun sequence, one region contains:
- the LOC139407665 gene encoding regulator of G-protein signaling 8-like isoform X1 — MSRTMKTRLGCLSNKSDSYPDFTEFLPPSQDRATRCRKLSKDEVVLWADSFDVLLSNKCGLAAFQAFLQTEFSDENIEFWMACEEYKKIKTPAKLMTKINKIYNEFIDVKAPREVNIDFRTREVMRQSLAEPTPSSLNEVQARVHSLMEKDSYPRFLHSKIYQDLLDMQYTHCHRNSV; from the exons ATGAGTAGAACCATGAAGACCAGACTAGGCTGCCTGTCCAATAAGTCTGACTCATACCCCGACTTCACTGAGTTCCTGCCCCCTTCCCAGGACAGGGCCACCAGATGCCGAAA GCTGTCAAAAGATGAAGTCGTTCTGTGGGCAGATTCCTTCGATGTTCTTCTTTCGAACAAGT GTGGCCTGGCTGCCTTCCAGGCTTTTCTCCAGACGGAGTTCAGCGACGAGAACATTGAGTTCTGGATGGCCTGCGAGGAATATAAAAAAATCAAGACTCCCGCTAAACTGATGACCAAAATTAACAAGATCTACAATGAGTTTATCGATGTCAAGGCTCCCAGAGAG GTAAACATAGACTTCCGTACGCGGGAAGTGATGAGGCAGAGCCTTGCGGAGCCCACCCCCTCCAGTCTGAATGAGGTTCAGGCCAGGGTCCACAGCCTCATGGAGAAAGACTCTTACCCACGCTTTCTCCACTCCAAGATCTACCAGGACTTACTCGACATGCAGTACACACACTGCCATCGGAACTCTGTctga
- the LOC139407665 gene encoding regulator of G-protein signaling 8-like isoform X2, which produces MKTRLGCLSNKSDSYPDFTEFLPPSQDRATRCRKLSKDEVVLWADSFDVLLSNKCGLAAFQAFLQTEFSDENIEFWMACEEYKKIKTPAKLMTKINKIYNEFIDVKAPREVNIDFRTREVMRQSLAEPTPSSLNEVQARVHSLMEKDSYPRFLHSKIYQDLLDMQYTHCHRNSV; this is translated from the exons ATGAAGACCAGACTAGGCTGCCTGTCCAATAAGTCTGACTCATACCCCGACTTCACTGAGTTCCTGCCCCCTTCCCAGGACAGGGCCACCAGATGCCGAAA GCTGTCAAAAGATGAAGTCGTTCTGTGGGCAGATTCCTTCGATGTTCTTCTTTCGAACAAGT GTGGCCTGGCTGCCTTCCAGGCTTTTCTCCAGACGGAGTTCAGCGACGAGAACATTGAGTTCTGGATGGCCTGCGAGGAATATAAAAAAATCAAGACTCCCGCTAAACTGATGACCAAAATTAACAAGATCTACAATGAGTTTATCGATGTCAAGGCTCCCAGAGAG GTAAACATAGACTTCCGTACGCGGGAAGTGATGAGGCAGAGCCTTGCGGAGCCCACCCCCTCCAGTCTGAATGAGGTTCAGGCCAGGGTCCACAGCCTCATGGAGAAAGACTCTTACCCACGCTTTCTCCACTCCAAGATCTACCAGGACTTACTCGACATGCAGTACACACACTGCCATCGGAACTCTGTctga